In Heptranchias perlo isolate sHepPer1 chromosome 13, sHepPer1.hap1, whole genome shotgun sequence, the genomic stretch TCTGAATAAATGCATACTAGATCCAAAATGATTACAGAACTTCAAATGTTTTAAAGGGGCCATGGTCTAAATATAAATAACTGCATTTCCATTTATCTCTAAAATATTACAataaacattttctttacataAAAATATAAATTCTGACATTTTCTCTATAAGACAGTAATGTATAATAAATGCAAAAAGGCACTGTCTTAGCATATATGTGTAACTAAAAATCTTGTATAGGGTGCAACTTCCTGTCCACCAACTTTATACTCTGTTGTCAAAACCTTTTGGTCATGCTTTTGTGTCAACGTTTGCCATTGTAAATTTCTATGTTAAcacttcccattcaattttgctatgtcagcTGTCACAATGTAGTTGCAGGGTCTGGCCACTAGGTGGCTCTATAGAGAGTTTCTGGAGCGTCTCTCCAAACTACATCTCCATCTTGTATATAAAAGAAAACttatattcatcaactgaccGTGGGCAATGCCACAGGCAATTTACTTGTGATTAATATATTTTAACAAATACTTCTTTAAAAATTCAGCACAGGTCAGTGTGAATATTACAAATTTTAAAGGAAAATCATTAGTAGAAGAATATAAATCTATTTAATAAGAGAGCTATGTATTttcattaaaaaatttaaaaattgtctCTTCTTTCCATGCTAATGAACTTTCTGGCCCAGCTTCCTGACAAGATGTATCTTTCCCACAGAAAAAGATggataaataataaataaatacttaaataaataaattttccTGAGAGGAGTGTTGTGTTATCATGGATAAAATTTGATATAAATAGAAAAGTAGTTCAAAAAAAGAAAAGTTGAGGGACCACAACAAATTGTGTGGAGAATATTTACATTTTGCACAGTTACAGTTTGGTGTCATTCAGATAATTCATCACTCTGTTGATTGTGATAGTCCGCAACTTGAAGGCCTGCAGAATTTTGCACAAATCCATCCTCTGGGGAAAGTCGATGACACGTTTCTCTTCATCTTCTGTTGTTGAGCCGCCTTCAAAATATGCATCTTCATAGGTTGTGTCAGGATTAAGAGCCTATGAAAAGAACACAAACTGACCATAATTAGAAAACTGATTTTGTATTATAAACACATATTTGCttaggaatagaatcatagaatcatagaagttacaacatggaaacaggcccttcggcccaacatgtccatgtcgcccagtttataccactaagctagtcccaattgcctgcacttggcccatatccctctatacccatcttacccatgtaactgtccaaatgctttttaaaagacaaaattgtacccgcctctactactgcctctggcagctcgttccagacactcaccaccctttgagtgaaaaaattgcccctctggacccttttgtatctctcccctctcaccttaaatctatgccccctcgttatagactcccctacctttgggataagattttgactatcgaccttatctatgcccctcattattttatagacttcaataagatcaccccttaacctcctactctccagggaaaaaagtcccagtctgtctaacctctccctgtaagtcaaaccatcaagtcccggtagcatcctagtaaatcttttctgcactctttctagtttaataatatcctttctataatagggtgaccagaactgtacacagtactccaagtgtggcctcaccaatgccctgtacaacttcaacaagacatcccaactcctgcattcaatgttctgaccaatgaaaccaagcatgccgaatgccttcttcaccaccctatccacctgtgactccactttcaaggagctatgaatctgtactcttagatctctttgttctataactctccccaacgccctaccattaacggagtaggtcctggcctgattcgatctaccaaaatgcatcacctcacatttatctaaattaaactccatctgccattcatcggcccactggcccaattgatcaagatcccgttgcaatcccagataaccttcttcactgtccacaatgccaccaatcttggtgtcatctgcaaacttactaaccatgcctcctaaattctcatccaaatcattaatataaataacaaataacagcggacccagcaccgatccctgaggcataccgctggacacaggcatccagtttgaaaaacaaccctctacaaccaccctctgtcttctgtcgtcaagccaattttgtatccaattggctacctcaccttggatcccatgagatttaaccttatgtaacaacctaccatgcggtaccttgtcaaatgctttgctgaagtccatgtagaccacgtctactgcacagccctcatctatcttcttggttaccccttcaaaaaactcaatcaaattcgtgagacatgattttcctctcacaaaaccatgctgactgttcctaattagtccctgcctctccaaatgcctgtagatcctgtccctcagaataccctctaacaacttacccactacagatgtcaggctcaccggtctgtagttcccaggcttttccctgccgcccttcttaaacaaaggcacaacatttgctaccctccaatcttcaggcacctcacctgtagcggtggatgattcaaatatctctgctaggggacccgcaatttcctccctaacctcccataacgtcctgggatacatttcatcaggtcccggagatttatctagattatcaaattatttatttaaactgTAATTAACTCTGAAATGAATAACTGATTAGAAGGTTTCGCATTTAGAAACTCATAGGTAGGCAATAAAATTCAAGATATGCATAATAAGGAATGAACATTTATATCTTTGATTAAACAGAACTTAACTGCATATCTAATGGATATAAACATTCTCCAAAGAAGATATAACAAAAAGTGATTGTAAAAATAGAAGCAAATTCAAAGAAAATAGACAGGCAACAGAAAAGTGAAATAATAAATAAAAGTAAATGGAAAGAGGTGAAAGAGAAACTACAGAAAGGAGACAATAGAAAAAGACAcagaaaaagagatagaaaggtgCACAGCCAACAGTGCATGGGACACACAGTAAAATGGGATTGGATGGGGTGGCAATAAACGTATGAACTATAGACCACAAGTGAATTAAACAGACAATGCTGCAAACATGCAGCAACAGCAAGTGAAAGGTTAAAGTTCCCTGAGTCCTGATGAAGGCTTACATCCCaatcattaactttttttttaaccctcGACTGGTGTGTTCTTGGGTGCACACTGGTCGGATAGACCAGAGTTACATTGTTCATCTGCTCAGGTGAATTTGTTGAATTTGTTGCTGACTTCTTGGGCCTGTGCATATGATTGACATCAGCAATTGACAGGAAAGAAAATTTGCAGAAATGTGAAGCAAAGTGGAGTTGATAAAAGTAACACTTATTGAGCTCCTTAGGGGCATTGCTTATTCAATTCATGGAGTCCTGCAACATGCTGCTCTATATTCAAATTCAGGCAAACTCAAGCGTAAGGCAGAAGGGATGTGAAATCACCTACAGGAGGTGGTTGTGCTCCTCCCCAGTGGATGCTCTTACACTACGGCCAGGAATGTCCTTGGGAGTTCTCTGAatcgtaacttcggcagaagattaGTGGAAACCCCATTTATGTGTTTTATCTGGGGTTTCCGATGATCTTCTGCTAAATTTACGGTGGGCGATCAGGAGAACTCCCGAGAAGATTCCTATCTTACAActtccgtgcgattgtggagctGATTCCACTTCACAGAGTGTCACATTTTGGGAATTTTTGACCATTCTTATATAAAAAGGATTTGGAAATGAATTAGTCACGGGTTTAGAATGTTCCTTTACAGCACATGCTGAAACAGCTGAGACTAAGAAGAGTTTATATTGTTAACAACTCAGGTATTGAAGATGTGTTTGCACAACAACCAGGGACAGTAGTTAATTTGTTATCTCATTTCAAGCTTCCAAGAACATTCACACCCATTATCATTGTGATGACCCTTTCATTTCAGTCCTGCATGGGTTATCTGTCGAGAATCCACTCTTTGGGCAGGGATGGGGGAGAGGTATTTGGTTCTGTTGACAAGTCTACTGGTAAATTAAGGAATGGGGAAGAAGTCGGAGAGACAATCTCCCCCCCTACCGTGCCCAGAAGCaattaaaaaaggagagaaaaacccACATGGAAGGTAAGCATGATCTGCAGAAAGGCAAGAATAAACTAGGCAGTTTATTGTGAGACTAGTGTCGATCAAGCCCATTCAAGCCTTTGTCTGTTTTGGCGCTAAGATGTTATAAAAGTAAGTGTATTTAGAGCATTAACCAGGACAGAGCTGCATGGCTTATTTTCCTTACCCGCGAGGGGGAGTTTGCAGTTAAGTAAAGTGAGATTTGATTATAACtgttactctgtatgttcacttgctgtctgtaaaataaagcagcttaataatTTGTATCTGGCCTCATCTCATTAAAGTATTTTCAGTCCTGCTACTGAAAGATTAGAGGAGGATACGTGTGAATAACACAGCAtctagttcagatcacaaggggtatTATTGTTACACCACTGGGTTACGCAATCACatgattagatattgggcagtaagggAGAACTCTTGAACATAAGACACAGGGATGGCTTATGGGAGTGGCCAGTACCACTGAATCTGAGCAAATATCTAAAGTAGATCTGAAGTTTATAACAGTGTCACTAAAGTTGTGGTGTAAATCTGGAGCCAGGACTTTGAAACACCGTGGGTTAATACCACACGCAGTGTAACTACAGTGCAGTGTGAAACTAGACATAAGAAGTTTCTGGGAGTCCTTTGGAGCTCCAGAACACTTTTTAAATTTACCTGGAATCAATTCAAATGTTTACACAATGCAGACACTGCTGCCCACACTGTCTAAACATTTAAATCTTAACAGCTGAGAGAGGAGCTCTGCACATGCATACAAGTTTGGGCAGCAGAACTTAAGTCTCAGTCAGGCATTGTAAGTGGGGTACTGCCTGGCTCAAACCCTGAACTGCAGCTACCAACAACAAcatctacttgcatttatatagtgcctttaacatagaaaatgttccagaggcataaggaaaatggacattgagccaaagagggagtgattaggaggggtgaccaaaagcttaatcaaataaaatgggttttaaggaggagagggaggtgcaaAGCTGATGCATTTAGTGAAAGAATTGCAGAGTGTGgaacctaggtggctgaaggcatgggccAGCAATATTGGGTCAAGGGAGGAAGAGGTATGCAGGAAAGATCGGAGTCAGACTAACAGAGAGCAATGGAGAGGGggtgttgtaaggctggaggaagtcacagagatagggaggggtgaggctgagCAGGGTTTTAAACACAGacgtgagaattttaaatttgagacactgGAAGACCAGGAGACAGTGTTGCTCAGTGAGGATGGGTGAGCCAAACTTGGTGTGGTACAtgttatgggcagcagagttttggatgagctgttgtTAATGAtgcatggaggatgggaggctagcAGAAGAGCATTGAGGTAATTGTGTCTGGGGATGAAAAAGGACATGACTGAAGGTTTCAgtgacagatgggctgaggtaagaGCAGAGGTAGCTaacattatggaggtggaaataggtaggtgtaatggagaggattatgaggtcagaagcttagctcagggttgaacagggcaccaaggttgcaaacagtctggttcagactaACACAGTGACCTGGGAGGAGATTGGAGTCAGTGATGTGGGTGCAGAGTTTGTGGTAGGGCTGAAGACAaatgctttggtcttcccaatgtttagctggagggagTTATGGCTAGTCCaagactgaatgtcagacaaacagtctgacagcacagagtcagtggagggggcgagagagatagcggaggtagagctgggtgtcatcagtgtgcatgtggaagctgactctgTTTCTCTGAATGATGGTGCCAaatggcagcatgtagatgaggaagaaaagggggccaaagataatacatgaagggaaatgaCAGGAGATGacagtgtgggggtgggaagagaagccattgatgcTCCAACTATGATTAAATAGGTAACAGTGGAACCAAACaaaggacaacagaggagaggtgttggggggAGGATAGGGTCATTCATGCCAATTTAATgctgtgggagaggcagaaacccgatTGGAGAAATTCAGACATGGAGTTGTTGGAGAGGCAGGCACAGATTTTGGAGGTAGCAACACGTTCAAGGGCCTTGGAAAGGAAAATGAGGTTGGAGATAGGATGGTAGTTAGCCAGGTTAGAGAGTTGAGGAAGTTTTTTTTGAAGGCAGTTTGGAAAGTTACTGGGGCAGTGCCTGAAAAGAGGGAACCAATTCCAACATAGGGTAAATTGAGAGCCAGGAAGTGAAGTTAAGTGAtcggttggggcgggggggggggggggggatgaggtcaGGGGAGCAAAAGGTACGTCTCATGGATGGAATGAacttgggagagggggagatggaaatGGAGCAGAAACCACTCGCGGGTGGGTTGTTCCCTGTACTAGGCTGGTGATTCGGATAACTAATCTGAATCCGAATTTATACTTTCAGTTTTGCTTCGGTGTGAAGTGGAAAACGCCCCATACTGATACAAATGTGGTAATACAACCGCAGGATCTCTCTCTAGCATGCCGTCGACCTACCTTATATTTCCAATTTTTATCTCGGAGTTCCAGCACCCACTCACTTTTTATCCTTATCCTAAACGAATTAAACTTTAGTTTTTGGTGAGCGGTAAATTTACCTTCAAGAGATGCGCGATGTTCTTGCACACGTTACTGGTGATATGGGTGAAATTCTGTAGCTTGGCTTGGTAGATTTGTAGATCGGCAGTAATATTTTGAAAGCACTGTGGACAAAAATGGTTACGGTTTAATGTTAGATGCAATTTCATTTCAGTAGCTGAGCTCAGAATTGAATGAAGCATCTGCAGTCATATACCTGGCTGGATGAGGGACGGTATGTTTGGGGTTCCTCACTCTCCTCGCACCCACGGGACTCCTACAGATTCACATAAGAAGTCAGTTTGAAATACATCAGCCAAGAAAGAATAGTTCTTATGTGACACATATTTCCAGAGACTGTCGCTGCCCTCACCTGGTCAGGGGAACAGGTCCAGACGGTGCTGGTGTGATTCTCAGTGATGTCTTCGAGTACAAACACAGTGTCGGTGCAGTTAAACCCCCCGGTCACGTCGGGCTAATAAAGAATAAGATAGCATCTTCAAAAATGCACAGACGGCCAATGTGTAGAAAACAATTAAATTTTTCCCAGTTGAAATTAACGAGCCGCAGATAAAACAACATTATTGCAGGGCACGGGTGCTGGTGTGGAACACCAATAAAAGATAAGGTAGTGTCCCAGCCCTGTCAGCATTAACTTGTAGAGATTTATAAAGAATATTGATCCTCTTTACAATTCCCGCTTTCCCTGCTTGAACCGCGCACATTGCAAGAATGAATTATCCAGTACTTACGTGCGTTAGACTCTCTGTCACATCGTTAAGCAGGTGCTTTGAAATACTTAGGCATTTTCCTACATTTATTTTATGTTGCTCATTAATCGCGGCCCCAGCAGAGAAACAGGAGAGGTGAATGGAAATCGTTAAATAGATGACCGCTTTGCACAGTCTAGGAGTCAAACCTGCAATTACAAAAGAAAGCTTCAAAGATCTGTGGTGGCACTTGTCCACTCCATGGGTTTAATCGTGTAAATCTTTCCTTTAATATTATATTGAAATTATATCGAGTTTGATGATACTTATAGAAAGCAGACACCGTCTGAGATTCCAATAATTCGCAAAATGTCTAAACTTACCACCGGCTTTTGGTAAGAGTGGCATCGTGTCCGAGCAAACTGTTCGAGTTTAAGTTGGTTTGTTGAGTTCCGCTGCACTATCTGTGCCTGTGTGTCAGACACCGTGTCTGCTTGTAAATATATACAGCGCCCAGTCTATATACTGTCGGCGGTGCATTGACGGGAATCCCCCAGTCACTTTCAGAAGTGGAGTAAATCTAGGACAAGCAAAAATTCCTTGAGTGTGTGGGAGAGCGGCAAACACATCCCATTTTACTAGGTTAATTTTCATGTTGTTTATTTTCACCTGTCATTCTGTAAgtacttttttctctttcttttattttccttttgGTTTTGTCTCTATTTACTTTCGGatttcccccccctcaccccccttatTTTCTATTTTACTTCACTATTTATTTTATTTCCTGTTTGCATTTCTTCAAGTTTCCTTCTTtcatcttcattttttttttgcctaatTTCTTCTTTGTTCGGTCCTTCGTTTTATTTTCCTCTTCCTATGTCACAGAAAGACATCGGGGCGCAGAGCTCGACCGTCCGAGAAAAGTGCCAAGTGTCAATTTTCAAACCCACACTACGCGCAGGACAACACACTGGAGAATTTCGGGACACTTTCGTCGCAGGGGCCTCAAAATGCCTATTTCTAAGTTTCCTTTTAAATAAGCATCAAGTAAGTTTCATTGATAACGCAAATGAATCTCCCCAAAAGCAGGTTTCACAGTTAAGTTAAAACTGCTCACCAAaggggaaaagtttttttttaagtttgagTTTCCCTTTGaggatttttaaagaaaaataaaacaaaaatagatTTCCAAAACCCATCGCACTGATTTTTAATAAAATGGAACCTTGTCCATTCTGGAAACTTTATTACTTTTAATTAAATGTAgcagaaaaaaataacttttcaTTCTTAAAGCCTATTCTAAGTAAATGGCTATGTGTGTATTTGTTTTAATATGAAAGTTTACATTGGTAAATAAGCCTAGACGTTACTTAACAAGTTACCTGCCATTTTAACAGAGATTGTAAGCCATTTATATATCACAAGCCATTATTTATAAGCGGTGGAGTGTAGAATATATTTTCTTTTGCCAGAAAAAGTTGGTATGAACTAGTACTATTCATTTGACACCACAGAGCTTCCACTGTATCATGACTGAGGAACGCCATACCAACCTGCTAACTATTGGTGTGCTAATACTGGCAACAATAATTTCTACCCTGAATAAAAAGcgcaatactgcagatgctggaaatctgaagcaaaaccagaaaatgctggaagtattcaacaggtcaggcagcacgaGTCAAGACAGCACAAGTCGTCATTTCAGGAATGGGACCTTTGCTCTGAGGAAGAGTTCAATACCCGAAACACCAACTTTTGTTCTCTGCacagtgctgcctgacttgccgagtactgctagcattttctgtttttgtttttgtaaTTTCTACCCAAATGTTTATCAGATGATTATTGAATGATTACAATTGCTTTCCACATTCCTTATGTTTAGTTCTGACCACTTTtaacaaatttaaaattgtctttTAGTAATTGAATTTCAGTTCCTAAAATTACTTCTTTTCATTTTATATTTTCCTTAAAGTTAAGGTCTCCAGTGTACGCTTAGCTCATTTGGTAGcatttttgcctctgagtcagcaggttgtgcaTTTAAACATCATTCTGGgacatcaaaatcatgaagggatttgatagagtaaattaggagaaactgtttccagtgacagaagggtcggtcaccaaaggacacagattaacgtaataggcaaaagaaccagaggcaagatgaggagaatgttttttacgcagtgagttgttatgatctggaacgcactgcctgaaagggtggtgtaggcagattcaatcgtaagggATTATTATTAATCTGCCTACACcaccctttcaaaagggaattggataaatatttgaaggggaaaaaatttgcagggctatggagaaagggcaagggcaagggaatgggattaattggatagctctttcaaagagccggcacaggcatgatgggccgaatcgccgcctcctgtgctttatcattctttgattctgtgttaactgaggccccgtctgcctgtccaggtggatgtaaatgatcccagggcactttttcaatgaagacccataacattgcccacctctgcccctgcctcagctcatctgctgctgaaacccccatccatgactttgttacctctagatttcactattccaatgctctcctggctggcctcccatcttccaccctccataaacttgagctcatccaaaactctgctgcccgtatcctaactcgcaccaagtcccgttcacccatcacccctgtgcttgctgacctacattggctccaggtccggcaataccaccattttaaaattctcatccttgttttcaaatccctccatggcctcacccct encodes the following:
- the il12a gene encoding interleukin-12 subunit alpha encodes the protein MPLLPKAGGLTPRLCKAVIYLTISIHLSCFSAGAAINEQHKINVGKCLSISKHLLNDVTESLTHPDVTGGFNCTDTVFVLEDITENHTSTVWTCSPDQESRGCEESEEPQTYRPSSSQCFQNITADLQIYQAKLQNFTHITSNVCKNIAHLLKALNPDTTYEDAYFEGGSTTEDEEKRVIDFPQRMDLCKILQAFKLRTITINRVMNYLNDTKL